In the Petrotoga olearia DSM 13574 genome, one interval contains:
- a CDS encoding protein O-GlcNAcase: MNLFLRPNPKPKKLVYEGANIHFESSKFSIFKNFEEENFVKIFPSEQFVFVKGSDRADLKIESIVSPSEKDLNEFIESNDIELSIDIMDVESYLMKVKEENRTVKIFSKSKKGIFYGLQTLRQLIDFENKLLPVVEIFDSPSFKMRGIIEGFYGEPWSHQNRLDMINFCGRNKMNTYWYAPKDDPYHREKWREDYPEEEMEKIDQLIKVSKDNFVDFVFCVSPGLSMKFSDQKEFDLLCKKYYEIISKGVKKFAILFDDIPEKLNYEEDERKFEGNYGLAQIYIANKLYEFLKGKDSEASLYLCPTEYWQEEDSMYRRAIKEHLNPEIPVIWTGKGVWSKRVTRKNADKISNQFGHDLILWDNYPVNDADQGELFLAPLMNRENDLCISKVKGIISNPMNQPYASMLALQTIADYLWNLQGYDPWCSWNKSVFNLVGSDFFEDMKLFSENFLKSRIFEETSFKLKSLIKEFRNDPLNKEKELKEYLERLSNLEGKLKYMKDKKLYEDIHPWLKKLSQLAGVASNLISSNEKIDIKNEVDRLGSYVVCDGILEKFIKEF; this comes from the coding sequence ATGAACTTATTTCTTAGACCTAATCCAAAACCTAAAAAGTTAGTCTATGAAGGAGCAAATATTCATTTTGAAAGTTCAAAGTTTTCTATCTTCAAAAATTTTGAAGAAGAAAATTTTGTTAAGATTTTTCCAAGTGAACAGTTTGTCTTTGTAAAAGGCTCTGATAGAGCGGACTTAAAAATAGAATCTATTGTTTCTCCCTCTGAAAAGGATTTAAATGAATTTATCGAAAGTAACGATATAGAGTTAAGCATCGATATTATGGATGTAGAAAGTTATTTAATGAAAGTGAAAGAAGAAAATAGAACGGTTAAAATCTTTTCTAAATCAAAGAAAGGTATTTTCTATGGGCTACAAACCCTAAGGCAACTTATTGATTTTGAGAATAAACTTCTACCTGTAGTTGAGATATTCGATTCTCCATCTTTTAAAATGAGAGGAATAATTGAAGGTTTTTATGGGGAACCATGGAGTCATCAAAACAGATTGGATATGATAAATTTTTGTGGAAGAAATAAAATGAATACCTATTGGTACGCTCCAAAAGATGATCCATATCACAGGGAAAAATGGCGAGAGGATTATCCAGAAGAAGAAATGGAAAAAATAGATCAGCTAATAAAAGTTTCAAAAGATAATTTTGTCGATTTTGTATTTTGTGTAAGCCCCGGTCTCAGCATGAAATTTAGCGATCAAAAAGAGTTTGATTTATTGTGCAAAAAATACTATGAAATTATAAGTAAAGGTGTAAAAAAATTTGCTATCCTTTTCGATGATATTCCTGAAAAGTTGAATTATGAAGAAGATGAAAGAAAGTTTGAAGGTAATTATGGTTTGGCTCAGATATATATAGCAAACAAGTTATACGAGTTTTTAAAGGGAAAAGATTCAGAGGCTAGTCTGTACTTATGCCCAACTGAATACTGGCAAGAAGAAGATTCAATGTACAGAAGGGCGATAAAAGAACACTTAAATCCTGAAATTCCTGTAATATGGACGGGGAAGGGTGTATGGTCAAAAAGGGTGACCAGAAAAAACGCAGATAAGATTTCAAACCAGTTTGGCCATGATTTGATCTTATGGGATAATTATCCGGTAAATGATGCAGATCAAGGAGAACTTTTCTTAGCCCCTTTAATGAACAGGGAAAATGACTTGTGTATATCAAAAGTAAAGGGGATTATCTCAAATCCGATGAACCAGCCCTATGCATCAATGCTTGCCTTGCAAACAATAGCAGATTATCTTTGGAACTTGCAAGGGTACGATCCTTGGTGTTCTTGGAACAAGTCTGTTTTTAATTTGGTAGGGTCAGACTTTTTTGAAGATATGAAATTATTCAGTGAAAATTTTCTAAAATCGAGAATTTTTGAGGAGACATCATTTAAGTTAAAAAGTCTAATAAAAGAATTCAGAAACGATCCCTTGAATAAGGAAAAAGAGTTAAAGGAATACTTAGAGAGATTGAGCAATCTTGAAGGAAAATTGAAATATATGAAAGACAAAAAGTTATATGAAGATATACATCCATGGTTAAAAAAGCTCTCTCAGCTTGCAGGAGTCGCTAGTAACCTGATTAGCTCCAATGAAAAAATTGATATAAAAAACGAGGTAGATAGATTAGGTTCTTATGTGGTTTGTGATGGCATTTTAGAAAAATTTATAAAAGAATTTTGA
- a CDS encoding ABC transporter substrate-binding protein: protein MKKLLVLICVLMVSLFIFSEEVITLNLIEAFSSPYRTPTLNNIIQMFETLNPGVKINVISPPYETAYQKINLMVSTEQPLDIIEIGDWDLSALAAMGKLEDLTPYIESWPEKNDMVEGVLEAASIYQGRPYLLPHGVFVKALFYRPDILAKYGIESYPKTMTELYEISKKLTESGKNQYGFAFRGKGYPTAFIDIVLTSFFDDIDPNNMYLTKSGEIIFEDPRAIEALNFYVSLYKDTAPKDSINWGWDEQVNSFVSGITPLLFQDPDTTGMLNEMLQPGQYKTSPLPLGTSGKVYPSFGFVGWGIPTYSEHKDLAWKFIKFVASAEINGYWSKSYGALPVLQSVYTYDSYFSSDLFEGWTKMFDDPEHYQFTEYPLDNKNWGKWNEFQEKTMQQVLLGKLSVENCLKQWTDFWKDAGIN, encoded by the coding sequence ATGAAAAAATTACTTGTTTTAATCTGTGTTTTGATGGTTAGTTTGTTCATTTTTTCTGAAGAAGTTATAACTTTAAATCTTATTGAAGCATTTTCAAGTCCCTACAGAACACCTACCTTAAACAATATAATACAAATGTTTGAAACTTTGAATCCTGGGGTGAAAATTAATGTTATTTCACCACCATACGAAACAGCCTATCAAAAGATAAATTTAATGGTAAGTACAGAACAACCGCTTGATATTATAGAGATAGGGGACTGGGATTTAAGCGCATTAGCTGCTATGGGGAAGTTAGAAGATCTAACTCCTTATATCGAATCTTGGCCTGAAAAAAATGACATGGTCGAGGGGGTTTTAGAAGCAGCTAGCATTTACCAGGGTAGACCTTACTTGCTACCCCATGGTGTATTTGTAAAAGCGCTCTTTTACAGACCGGATATTTTAGCAAAATATGGGATTGAAAGTTATCCAAAAACAATGACGGAATTGTATGAAATATCAAAAAAATTAACAGAATCTGGAAAAAATCAATACGGTTTCGCTTTTAGAGGAAAGGGCTATCCAACGGCTTTTATTGATATTGTTTTAACTTCATTCTTTGATGACATAGATCCAAATAATATGTATTTAACTAAATCTGGTGAAATTATTTTTGAAGACCCAAGAGCAATTGAAGCGTTAAATTTCTATGTTAGTTTGTATAAAGACACAGCTCCAAAAGATTCAATAAATTGGGGATGGGATGAGCAAGTTAATTCGTTTGTTTCGGGTATAACACCACTACTATTTCAAGACCCTGATACCACAGGCATGTTAAATGAAATGCTTCAACCTGGCCAATATAAAACTTCTCCACTTCCGTTAGGTACAAGTGGAAAAGTTTATCCATCCTTTGGATTCGTAGGCTGGGGAATTCCTACTTACTCAGAACATAAAGATTTGGCTTGGAAATTCATTAAATTCGTTGCTTCAGCTGAAATAAATGGTTATTGGAGCAAGAGTTATGGTGCTTTACCAGTTTTACAATCAGTCTATACTTACGATTCGTATTTCAGCTCAGACCTTTTTGAAGGTTGGACCAAAATGTTTGACGATCCGGAACATTATCAATTCACAGAATACCCCTTAGATAATAAAAATTGGGGAAAGTGGAATGAATTCCAGGAAAAAACAATGCAACAAGTATTGCTCGGAAAACTTTCTGTAGAAAATTGCCTGAAGCAGTGGACTGATTTTTGGAAAGACGCCGGCATTAATTAG